A single Actinomadura algeriensis DNA region contains:
- a CDS encoding MazG family protein has protein sequence MSLTLLATTHRVAPGLLTWRAWERLRTAARVLAPAGHPLLPALADAEIAVAETPAPDPAALVAAARETDVVWVAAPEGDEALLREIGSLVVADPLDVEVLHGSYDLPGARLLDLVAVMDTLRRECPWDREQTHASLVPYLLEESYEVLDTVESGDLGALREELGDVLMQVAFHSVVAAERTDGTEFTIDDVAAGIVDKLVRRHPHVFAGVAVSGADEVNANWDQIKAAEREAKHGADASALDGVPMAQPALSLAAQLQRRAGRMEAPAGLAPGPGEDGVGELGARLFALVAEARAAGLDPETELRAVSRVFRDRVRAWERRQPHA, from the coding sequence ATGAGCCTGACCCTGCTCGCCACCACCCACCGCGTCGCGCCCGGCCTGCTGACCTGGCGGGCCTGGGAACGGCTGCGGACGGCCGCGCGCGTCCTCGCGCCCGCCGGGCACCCGCTGCTGCCGGCCCTGGCCGACGCGGAGATCGCCGTCGCGGAGACGCCCGCGCCCGACCCGGCCGCGCTCGTCGCCGCCGCCCGCGAGACGGACGTCGTGTGGGTGGCGGCGCCCGAGGGCGACGAGGCGCTGCTGCGCGAGATCGGTTCGCTCGTCGTCGCCGACCCGCTGGACGTCGAGGTCCTGCACGGCTCGTACGACCTGCCGGGCGCGCGGCTGCTCGACCTGGTCGCGGTGATGGACACGCTGCGCCGCGAGTGCCCGTGGGACCGCGAGCAGACGCACGCGTCGCTCGTCCCGTACCTGCTGGAGGAGTCGTACGAGGTCCTCGACACCGTCGAGTCCGGCGACCTCGGCGCGCTGCGCGAGGAACTGGGCGACGTGCTGATGCAGGTCGCGTTCCACTCGGTGGTGGCGGCGGAGCGGACCGACGGCACCGAGTTCACGATCGACGACGTCGCCGCGGGGATCGTCGACAAGCTCGTCCGGCGGCACCCGCACGTGTTCGCGGGCGTCGCGGTGAGCGGCGCCGACGAGGTCAACGCGAACTGGGACCAGATCAAGGCGGCCGAGCGGGAGGCCAAGCACGGCGCGGACGCGTCGGCGCTGGACGGCGTCCCGATGGCGCAGCCCGCGCTGTCGCTGGCGGCGCAGCTGCAGCGCCGCGCCGGGCGGATGGAGGCGCCCGCCGGTCTCGCGCCGGGTCCGGGCGAGGACGGTGTGGGCGAGCTGGGCGCGCGGTTGTTCGCGCTCGTCGCCGAGGCGCGGGCGGCCGGCCTGGACCCCGAAACGGAGTTGCGCGCCGTTTCGCGGGTATTCCGTGATCGTGTCCGAGCCTGGGAACGCCGACAGCCGCACGCCTGA
- the cysC gene encoding adenylyl-sulfate kinase has translation MTAEPGLPDTLRDLPAWTPEPVELADLELILAGVYRPLTGFLGSFDTAMVIAGGRLADGTPWPVPVTLSAPKELTEHDRIVLQDPEGVPLAVLTVEERWQDPTTGDQRLAGPLEALRSPAHGPFHSMRRRPDEMEPADGPVLAVATRDFLHRRQLGQIRQVAERLGARVLLMPLLGGRHDESLVRALLAVRRELPGDARIVPVPLPERADDERDVVLRAHVAAAYGATHLLAEREVEDVPIPIAVPEPWAYDADVEVWRPVARIEPDHVQAELGPDRLGELLDAGEPVPDWFTPPAVAAELAVARPPKRSRGITIFFTGLSGSGKSTVARGLSDALIERGGRTVTLLDGDVVRRMLSAGLTFSRPDRDLNIRRIGFVASEITRHGGVAICAPIAPYAATRAEVRGMVEAHGDFVLVHVATPLEECERRDRKGLYAKARAGLIPEFTGISDPYEIPDDADLTIDTSRLPLEEAVARVLDLLTEGNWIRPA, from the coding sequence GTGACCGCCGAACCCGGCCTTCCCGACACGCTGCGCGACCTGCCCGCCTGGACGCCGGAACCGGTGGAGCTCGCCGACCTGGAGCTCATCCTGGCCGGCGTCTACCGGCCGCTCACCGGCTTCCTGGGTTCGTTCGACACGGCGATGGTGATCGCCGGCGGCCGGCTCGCCGACGGCACGCCGTGGCCCGTGCCGGTCACCCTGTCGGCCCCGAAGGAGCTCACCGAGCACGACCGGATCGTCCTGCAGGACCCCGAGGGCGTCCCCCTCGCCGTCCTCACCGTCGAGGAGCGCTGGCAGGACCCGACGACCGGCGACCAGCGGCTCGCGGGCCCCCTGGAGGCCCTCCGCTCCCCGGCGCACGGACCGTTCCACTCGATGCGCCGCCGCCCCGACGAGATGGAGCCCGCCGACGGGCCCGTCCTCGCCGTCGCCACCCGCGACTTCCTGCACCGCCGCCAGCTCGGCCAGATCCGGCAGGTCGCCGAACGGCTCGGCGCGCGCGTCCTGCTGATGCCGCTGCTCGGCGGACGGCACGACGAATCCCTCGTCCGCGCGCTCCTGGCCGTCCGCCGCGAACTCCCCGGGGACGCGCGCATCGTGCCCGTCCCGCTGCCCGAGCGGGCCGACGACGAACGGGACGTCGTCCTGCGCGCCCACGTCGCCGCCGCCTACGGCGCTACGCACCTGCTCGCCGAGCGCGAGGTCGAGGACGTCCCGATCCCCATCGCCGTCCCCGAACCGTGGGCCTACGACGCCGACGTCGAGGTGTGGCGCCCGGTCGCCCGCATCGAGCCCGACCACGTGCAGGCCGAACTCGGCCCCGACCGGCTGGGCGAACTCCTCGACGCGGGCGAACCCGTCCCCGACTGGTTCACCCCGCCCGCCGTCGCCGCCGAACTCGCCGTCGCCCGTCCGCCCAAGCGCTCGCGCGGCATCACGATCTTCTTCACGGGCCTGTCCGGCTCCGGCAAGTCCACGGTCGCGCGCGGCCTGTCCGACGCCCTCATCGAGCGCGGCGGCCGCACGGTCACCCTCCTCGACGGCGACGTCGTGCGCCGCATGCTCTCCGCCGGGCTCACCTTCTCCCGTCCCGACCGCGACCTGAACATCCGCCGGATCGGGTTCGTCGCGTCCGAGATCACCCGCCACGGCGGCGTCGCGATCTGCGCCCCGATCGCCCCCTACGCCGCCACGCGCGCCGAGGTCCGCGGCATGGTCGAGGCCCACGGCGACTTCGTCCTCGTGCACGTCGCGACCCCCCTGGAGGAGTGCGAGCGCCGCGACCGCAAGGGCCTGTACGCCAAGGCCCGCGCGGGCCTCATCCCCGAGTTCACCGGCATCTCCGACCCCTACGAGATCCCGGACGACGCCGACCTCACCATCGACACCTCGCGACTCCCCCTCGAAGAGGCCGTGGCCCGAGTCCTGGACCTCCTGACCGAAGGCAACTGGATCCGCCCCGCCTGA
- a CDS encoding class I SAM-dependent methyltransferase — protein sequence MTDLRTPPVDGGDLFSERARQYALEKPLQRIHILEAGCGWGTGLDLGDRARVVTGVDMDVPELRAYTCERTDLDSWHLGDLRTVPLPPRSYDVVHASYLIERVAHAELVLDRFVAALKPGGLLLVRLRDRDTAYGFLDRTLPRRLRPARGRRSRRLGPGRAPRGAHARVEPAGAVPSAGPAPAEPMPAPGPATPATPPAPPAVYDRVASWRGLRSYCTMRGLMVVEEYTSRASLEGLGAGTGPADLLCRLVSLSTHGRLTAAHSDVMLVVRKPENRFARVI from the coding sequence GTGACCGATCTGCGTACGCCGCCGGTCGACGGTGGCGATCTCTTCTCAGAACGCGCCCGACAGTACGCCCTCGAGAAGCCCCTGCAGCGGATCCACATCCTGGAGGCCGGATGCGGCTGGGGCACAGGGCTCGACCTCGGCGACCGCGCCCGCGTCGTCACCGGCGTCGACATGGACGTCCCGGAACTGCGCGCTTACACCTGCGAACGCACCGACCTGGACTCCTGGCACCTGGGCGACCTGCGGACCGTGCCGCTGCCGCCGCGCTCCTACGACGTGGTCCACGCGTCCTACCTGATCGAGCGGGTCGCGCACGCCGAACTGGTGCTCGACCGGTTCGTCGCCGCGCTCAAGCCCGGCGGGCTGCTGCTCGTCCGGCTGCGCGACCGCGACACCGCGTACGGGTTCCTGGACCGCACGCTCCCGCGCCGGCTCCGTCCCGCCCGGGGGCGGCGGTCCCGGCGCCTCGGGCCCGGACGGGCGCCGCGCGGGGCCCACGCGCGCGTCGAACCGGCCGGCGCCGTCCCGTCCGCCGGGCCGGCACCCGCCGAGCCGATGCCCGCGCCCGGCCCGGCCACGCCGGCCACGCCGCCCGCGCCGCCCGCCGTCTACGACCGCGTCGCGTCCTGGCGGGGGCTGCGCTCGTACTGCACGATGCGGGGGCTCATGGTCGTCGAGGAGTACACGTCCCGGGCGTCGCTGGAGGGCCTCGGGGCCGGAACCGGCCCCGCCGACCTGCTGTGCCGGCTGGTGTCGCTGTCCACCCACGGGCGCCTCACCGCAGCGCATAGCGACGTCATGCTCGTCGTCCGCAAACCAGAGAACCGTTTCGCCCGGGTCATCTGA
- a CDS encoding NADP-dependent oxidoreductase, giving the protein MRAIAVSEYGATPALTYLPRPEPGPGEILVKLVAAGLNPHDWKIADGMLKDTADAAFPLVVGCDGAGVVEDAGPGVTRLRHGEQVYGVFTDVARGRGSYAEYAIVREDGPVARMPAETIYTHAAAVPTACATALDVVERAGLGEGRTVLIAGATGGVGQAAVQLAARTGATVIATARADAAGTIRRLGAAHTVDHSAGALNDQVLAVHSAGIDALIVTAGDTARTTELARLLRPGGTCVSTVWTADPDAMADHGLHGVNHADAPTADALERVAHLVDAGELRVHIERETTLEAAPDALARNRAGGARGKTVLRIL; this is encoded by the coding sequence ATGCGAGCCATCGCCGTGTCCGAATACGGCGCCACACCGGCGCTCACCTACCTGCCGCGCCCGGAACCGGGCCCCGGCGAGATCCTCGTGAAACTGGTCGCCGCCGGCCTCAACCCGCACGACTGGAAGATCGCCGACGGCATGCTCAAGGACACCGCCGACGCCGCGTTCCCGCTGGTCGTCGGCTGCGACGGCGCCGGCGTCGTCGAGGACGCCGGTCCGGGCGTCACCCGGCTGCGGCACGGCGAGCAGGTCTACGGCGTCTTCACCGACGTCGCCCGCGGCCGCGGCTCGTACGCCGAGTACGCGATCGTCCGCGAGGACGGCCCGGTCGCCCGGATGCCCGCGGAGACGATCTACACGCACGCCGCGGCCGTCCCGACCGCGTGCGCCACCGCCCTCGACGTGGTCGAACGGGCCGGGCTCGGCGAGGGCCGGACAGTCCTCATCGCCGGCGCCACCGGAGGCGTCGGGCAGGCCGCCGTGCAGCTCGCCGCCCGCACCGGCGCGACCGTCATCGCCACCGCCCGCGCCGACGCGGCCGGGACGATCCGCCGCCTCGGCGCCGCGCACACCGTCGACCACTCCGCCGGAGCGCTCAACGACCAGGTCCTCGCCGTCCACTCGGCGGGCATCGACGCCCTCATCGTCACCGCGGGCGACACCGCCCGCACCACCGAACTCGCGCGCCTCCTGCGGCCCGGCGGCACCTGCGTCAGCACCGTCTGGACCGCCGACCCCGACGCGATGGCCGACCACGGGCTCCACGGCGTCAACCACGCCGACGCCCCCACCGCCGACGCCCTCGAACGCGTCGCGCACCTCGTCGACGCCGGTGAACTGCGCGTCCACATCGAGCGGGAGACCACCCTGGAGGCCGCACCGGACGCGCTCGCCCGCAACCGCGCGGGCGGCGCCCGCGGCAAGACCGTCCTGCGCATCTTGTAG
- a CDS encoding penicillin-binding protein — protein sequence MTGSGRGRRRWLSATSTRTEKLHAVRGLASLGGLAGLLVALMLIPTACTAGVGARDAARWFQTPPDDLDGLGVPQRSTILAADGSKIATFFYQNRVNVDLDDIAPVVRKAVVAIEDSRFYEHGALDTEGTMRALATNLTSGGVEQGGSGITQQYVKNLLLVQAESDAERRAATEVTVARKIRELRYAVALEEKLSKDEILRRYLNIAYFGDGAYGIEAASRHYFSKHASELDLGEAALLAGVVRYPHAYNPVENPELARERRDVVLDRMTELGWADPAKAEQAKGRPLDLELEDVDNGCVSSGAPFFCDYVQREILTDKAFGETAKERERLLKRGGLTIRTTLDPKAQRAAQRAVENFVPPKNDAHLAAAEAMVEPGTGHIKAMAVGREMGDGTERGKTWINFAADASHGSSIGMQAGSTFKPFTLAAALDEGMPFGTRLMAPRVYTPTGFRNCDGERVGDPGARLRNSADGEGGREFSLVTGTRNSVNTFFLKLEKEVGLCDTVEMAEELGMKQANGKPLEQYPSFTLGFNPVSPLRLAAAYAAFGARGEYCEPVAITKVVDASGEKLEIPKANCREAIDEGVADAVSHILKGVLTDGTAAGMGIGRPAAGKTGTVDDFSAAWFAGYTPDLASAVWVGDPRGGYDHPMTNVCIEGRCYGAVYGATLPAPIWQQSMRGALQGTEQTPFHRPPGHFFSKGSGLDRVAIPDVRGMDLGEALDRLREAGFKVSFGDRVPSEEYPRGRIAEMSPGPGSAEPGSTITLRVSEGSDREDEPDGGDGGDEGDEPGGIPTFPADPTLPPEPNGPR from the coding sequence GTGACCGGATCCGGCCGCGGGCGGCGCCGGTGGCTGTCGGCGACCAGCACGCGCACCGAGAAGCTGCACGCCGTCCGCGGCCTGGCGTCGCTGGGCGGCCTCGCGGGCCTGCTCGTCGCGCTCATGCTGATCCCCACCGCGTGCACCGCGGGCGTCGGCGCGCGCGACGCGGCCCGCTGGTTCCAGACCCCGCCGGACGACCTGGACGGCCTCGGCGTCCCGCAGCGCTCCACGATCCTCGCCGCCGACGGCTCCAAGATCGCCACGTTCTTCTACCAGAACCGGGTGAACGTCGACCTCGACGACATCGCGCCGGTCGTCCGCAAGGCGGTCGTCGCGATCGAGGACAGCCGGTTCTACGAGCACGGCGCCCTCGACACCGAGGGCACGATGCGGGCGCTCGCCACCAACCTCACCAGCGGCGGCGTGGAGCAGGGCGGGTCGGGCATCACGCAGCAGTACGTGAAGAACCTGCTGCTCGTCCAGGCCGAGTCCGACGCCGAGCGGCGCGCCGCGACCGAGGTCACCGTCGCCCGCAAGATCCGCGAGCTGCGGTACGCGGTGGCGCTCGAAGAGAAACTGTCCAAGGACGAGATCCTCCGCCGCTACCTCAACATCGCCTACTTCGGCGACGGCGCGTACGGGATCGAGGCCGCCTCCCGGCACTACTTCTCCAAGCACGCCTCCGAACTCGACCTCGGCGAGGCGGCGCTGCTCGCCGGCGTCGTCCGCTACCCGCACGCCTACAACCCGGTGGAGAACCCCGAGCTGGCGCGCGAGCGCCGCGACGTCGTCCTCGACCGGATGACCGAGCTCGGCTGGGCCGACCCCGCGAAGGCCGAGCAGGCGAAGGGGCGGCCCCTCGACCTCGAACTCGAGGACGTCGACAACGGCTGCGTCTCCAGCGGCGCCCCGTTCTTCTGCGACTACGTGCAGCGCGAGATCCTCACCGACAAGGCGTTCGGCGAGACGGCCAAGGAACGCGAGCGGCTCCTCAAACGCGGCGGCCTCACCATCCGCACCACGCTCGACCCGAAGGCGCAGAGGGCCGCGCAGCGCGCCGTCGAGAACTTCGTCCCGCCGAAGAACGACGCGCACCTCGCCGCCGCCGAGGCGATGGTCGAACCCGGCACCGGCCACATCAAGGCCATGGCCGTCGGCCGCGAGATGGGCGACGGCACCGAACGCGGCAAGACCTGGATCAACTTCGCCGCCGACGCCAGCCACGGCTCCAGCATCGGCATGCAGGCCGGGTCGACGTTCAAGCCGTTCACGCTGGCCGCAGCGCTGGACGAGGGCATGCCGTTCGGCACCCGCCTCATGGCGCCCCGCGTCTACACGCCCACCGGGTTCCGCAACTGCGACGGGGAGCGCGTCGGCGACCCCGGCGCCCGCCTGCGCAACTCCGCCGACGGCGAGGGCGGCCGCGAGTTCAGCCTCGTCACCGGCACCCGTAACTCCGTCAACACCTTCTTCCTCAAGCTGGAGAAGGAGGTCGGCCTCTGCGACACCGTCGAGATGGCCGAGGAACTCGGGATGAAGCAGGCGAACGGGAAGCCGCTGGAGCAGTACCCGTCGTTCACGCTCGGCTTCAACCCCGTCTCCCCGCTGCGCCTCGCCGCCGCCTACGCCGCGTTCGGCGCCCGCGGCGAGTACTGCGAGCCGGTCGCGATCACGAAGGTCGTGGACGCGTCCGGCGAGAAGCTCGAGATCCCGAAGGCGAACTGCCGCGAGGCCATCGACGAGGGCGTCGCCGACGCCGTCAGCCACATCCTCAAGGGCGTGCTCACCGACGGCACCGCCGCCGGGATGGGCATCGGCCGGCCCGCCGCCGGCAAGACCGGCACCGTCGACGACTTCTCCGCCGCCTGGTTCGCCGGATACACCCCGGACCTGGCGTCCGCCGTCTGGGTCGGCGACCCGCGCGGCGGCTACGACCACCCGATGACGAACGTCTGCATCGAGGGCCGCTGCTACGGCGCCGTCTACGGCGCGACGCTCCCCGCGCCGATCTGGCAGCAGAGCATGCGCGGCGCCCTCCAGGGCACCGAGCAGACCCCGTTCCACCGGCCGCCGGGCCACTTCTTCAGCAAGGGCAGCGGCCTCGACCGCGTCGCCATCCCGGACGTGCGCGGCATGGACCTCGGCGAGGCCCTCGACCGGCTCCGCGAGGCCGGGTTCAAGGTCAGCTTCGGCGACCGCGTCCCGTCCGAGGAGTACCCGCGCGGGCGGATCGCCGAGATGTCGCCCGGCCCCGGCTCCGCCGAGCCCGGCAGCACGATCACCCTCCGGGTCAGCGAGGGCTCCGACCGCGAGGACGAACCGGACGGCGGCGACGGGGGCGACGAGGGCGACGAACCCGGCGGCATTCCCACGTTCCCGGCCGACCCCACCCTCCCGCCGGAGCCGAACGGCCCCCGCTGA
- the mfd gene encoding transcription-repair coupling factor: MTLSGLVDLACTDAGLRRALERVRTDHQVVAPPALWPILATALSRRVGAAAGGRGTVLAVTATGREAEDLTAALSSLLDPERVAHFPAWETLPHEKLSPRSDTVGQRLAVLRRLVHPDADADGADPGRDGDAGKGGRLDVVVTPVRAVLQPIVSGLADLEPVRLAPGVDADMDDAVRRLVDAGYHRVDLVEKRGEIAVRGGILDVFPPTEEHPLRVEFWGDTVEEVRYFKAADQRSLEVAQDGLWAPPCRELPLTARVRERARALAAEHPALEEILGRIADGDTVEGMEAFSPVLAESMELLTDLLPDGSVLLVCEPERIRTRSVELVRTSQEFLEASWVNAAAGGEAPIDLGAAAFRSLEEVREHSRELGLPRWTVTALTPGATDESGAAAADEALFDGDVELLDLGVRAAEAYRGDTGRVVADLKGWIDGGRRVVLVTAGHGPAERLVQLMGEEGLGARLTDLPAEPDAAIVNVATGLLENGFTWESVGLAVLTETDLSGQRSSTKDARRMPSRRRGGIDPLQLRPGDYVVHEQHGVGRYVEMVSRTVQGATREYLILEYAKSDRLFVPTDQLEELTRYVGGEAPSLHRLGGADWQKAKSRARKAVRQIAGELIRLYSARMASPGHPFGSDTPWQRELEDAFPYVETPDQLAAIDEVKADMEKPVPMDRLICGDVGYGKTEIAVRAAFKAVQDGMQVAVLVPTTLLVQQHLSTFAERFAAFPVQVKPISRFQTDKEIEATLEGLATGTVDVVVGTHRILSAQTKFKKLGLVIIDEEQRFGVEHKEELKRLRTQVDVLAMSATPIPRTLEMGLTGIREMSTILTPPEERHPILTFVGPYQEKQIAAAIRRELLREGQVFFVHNRVRSIDKVAANLARLVPEARIATAHGQMNEQQLERVMVDFWEKNYDVLVATTIVESGLDVPNANTLIVDRADMYGLSQLHQLRGRVGRGRERAYAYFLYPPETPLTETAHERLATLAQHTEIGAGMYVAMKDLEIRGAGNILGAEQSGHVAGVGFDLYVRMVGEAVRELKEGGEPEQVETKVELPVDAHLPHEYVPGERLRLDAYRRIAAITAEDEIAVVHEELKDRFGPLPVPVLNLLEVARFRAKARKAGLHDVTLQGNFVKFAPVDLPDSRQVRLNRLYPKSILKASNETLLVPMPKTKQLGGRPLRDQELLAWASDLVDALFLESSPAKGSAK; encoded by the coding sequence ATGACGCTTTCTGGACTTGTCGATCTGGCGTGCACCGATGCCGGGCTGCGGCGCGCGCTGGAGCGGGTGCGCACCGACCACCAGGTGGTCGCGCCCCCCGCGCTGTGGCCGATCCTGGCGACGGCGCTGAGCCGCCGGGTCGGCGCCGCGGCGGGCGGCCGCGGGACGGTGCTGGCGGTGACGGCGACCGGCCGCGAGGCCGAGGACCTCACCGCCGCCCTGTCGAGCCTGCTCGATCCCGAACGGGTGGCGCACTTCCCGGCGTGGGAGACGCTCCCGCACGAGAAGCTGTCGCCGCGCTCGGACACGGTCGGGCAGCGGCTCGCCGTCCTGCGCCGCCTCGTGCACCCCGACGCCGACGCCGACGGCGCCGACCCGGGGCGGGACGGCGACGCGGGCAAGGGCGGGCGGCTGGACGTCGTGGTCACGCCCGTCCGCGCGGTGCTGCAGCCGATCGTGTCCGGCCTCGCCGACCTCGAGCCCGTCCGGCTGGCGCCCGGCGTGGACGCCGACATGGACGACGCCGTCCGCCGCCTCGTCGACGCCGGGTACCACCGGGTCGACCTGGTGGAGAAGCGCGGCGAGATCGCGGTGCGCGGCGGGATCCTGGACGTGTTCCCGCCGACCGAGGAGCACCCGCTGCGGGTGGAGTTCTGGGGCGACACCGTCGAGGAGGTCCGCTACTTCAAGGCCGCCGACCAGCGGTCCCTGGAGGTCGCGCAGGACGGGCTGTGGGCGCCGCCGTGCCGGGAGTTGCCGCTGACCGCGCGCGTCCGGGAGCGGGCGCGCGCGCTGGCCGCCGAGCACCCCGCGCTGGAGGAGATCCTCGGGAGGATCGCCGACGGCGACACCGTCGAGGGCATGGAGGCGTTCTCGCCCGTCCTCGCCGAGAGCATGGAGCTGCTGACCGACCTGCTGCCGGACGGGTCGGTGCTGCTGGTGTGCGAGCCCGAGCGGATCCGTACCCGCTCGGTCGAGCTCGTCCGCACCAGCCAGGAGTTCCTGGAGGCCAGCTGGGTCAACGCGGCCGCGGGCGGGGAGGCGCCGATCGACCTGGGCGCCGCCGCGTTCCGCTCCCTGGAGGAGGTGCGCGAGCACAGCCGGGAGCTGGGGCTGCCGCGCTGGACGGTGACCGCGCTGACGCCCGGCGCGACGGACGAGTCCGGCGCGGCCGCCGCCGACGAGGCGCTGTTCGACGGGGACGTCGAGCTGCTCGACCTCGGGGTCCGCGCGGCGGAGGCGTACCGCGGCGACACCGGCCGGGTCGTCGCCGACCTGAAGGGCTGGATCGACGGCGGCCGGCGCGTCGTGCTCGTCACCGCCGGGCACGGCCCCGCGGAACGCCTCGTCCAGCTGATGGGCGAGGAGGGGCTCGGCGCGCGGCTCACCGACCTGCCCGCCGAGCCGGACGCCGCGATCGTGAACGTGGCGACGGGACTGCTGGAGAACGGGTTCACCTGGGAGTCGGTCGGGCTCGCGGTGCTCACCGAGACCGACCTGTCGGGGCAGCGGTCGTCCACCAAGGACGCGCGGCGGATGCCGTCGCGGCGGCGCGGCGGCATCGACCCGCTGCAGCTGCGGCCCGGCGACTACGTCGTGCACGAGCAGCACGGCGTCGGACGGTACGTCGAGATGGTCAGCCGCACCGTGCAGGGCGCGACCCGCGAGTACCTGATCCTGGAGTACGCCAAGAGCGACCGGTTGTTCGTCCCGACCGACCAGCTGGAGGAGCTGACCCGGTACGTGGGCGGGGAGGCGCCGAGCCTGCACCGGCTGGGCGGCGCCGACTGGCAGAAGGCGAAGTCGCGGGCGCGCAAGGCGGTCCGGCAGATCGCCGGGGAGCTGATCCGGCTGTACTCGGCGCGGATGGCGAGCCCGGGGCATCCGTTCGGTTCCGACACGCCGTGGCAGCGGGAGCTGGAGGACGCGTTCCCGTACGTGGAGACGCCCGACCAGCTCGCCGCGATCGACGAGGTCAAGGCCGACATGGAAAAGCCCGTCCCGATGGACCGGCTGATCTGCGGCGATGTCGGCTACGGCAAGACCGAGATCGCGGTGCGGGCGGCCTTCAAGGCCGTCCAGGACGGGATGCAGGTCGCGGTGCTGGTGCCGACGACGCTGCTGGTGCAGCAGCACCTGTCGACGTTCGCCGAGCGGTTCGCGGCGTTCCCCGTGCAGGTGAAGCCGATCAGCCGGTTCCAGACCGACAAGGAGATCGAGGCGACGCTGGAGGGCCTGGCGACGGGGACGGTCGACGTCGTCGTCGGGACGCACCGGATCCTGTCGGCGCAGACGAAGTTCAAGAAGCTCGGCCTGGTGATCATCGACGAGGAGCAGCGGTTCGGCGTCGAGCACAAGGAGGAGCTGAAGCGCCTCCGGACGCAGGTGGACGTGCTCGCGATGTCGGCGACGCCGATCCCGCGGACGCTGGAGATGGGGCTGACCGGCATCCGGGAGATGTCGACGATCCTGACCCCGCCGGAGGAGCGGCACCCGATCCTCACGTTCGTCGGGCCGTACCAGGAGAAGCAGATCGCGGCGGCGATCCGCCGGGAGCTGCTGCGCGAGGGCCAGGTGTTCTTCGTGCACAACCGGGTCCGGTCGATCGACAAGGTCGCGGCGAACCTGGCGCGGCTGGTCCCGGAGGCGCGGATCGCGACCGCGCACGGCCAGATGAACGAGCAGCAGCTCGAACGCGTCATGGTCGACTTCTGGGAGAAGAACTACGACGTTTTGGTCGCGACCACGATCGTCGAGTCGGGCCTGGACGTCCCCAACGCCAACACCCTGATCGTGGACCGCGCCGACATGTACGGGCTGTCGCAGCTGCACCAGCTGCGGGGACGGGTCGGGCGCGGCCGGGAGCGGGCGTACGCGTACTTCCTGTACCCGCCGGAGACGCCGCTGACCGAGACGGCGCACGAGCGGCTCGCGACGCTCGCGCAGCACACCGAGATCGGCGCGGGCATGTACGTCGCGATGAAGGACCTGGAGATCCGCGGCGCGGGCAACATCCTCGGCGCCGAGCAGTCCGGGCACGTCGCGGGCGTCGGGTTCGACCTGTACGTCCGGATGGTCGGGGAGGCGGTCCGGGAGCTGAAGGAGGGCGGCGAGCCGGAGCAGGTCGAGACGAAGGTCGAGCTGCCGGTGGACGCGCACCTGCCGCACGAGTACGTGCCGGGGGAGCGGCTCCGCCTGGACGCCTACCGCCGCATCGCCGCGATCACCGCGGAGGACGAGATCGCCGTCGTGCACGAGGAGCTGAAGGACCGGTTCGGGCCGCTGCCCGTCCCGGTGCTGAACCTCCTGGAGGTCGCGCGGTTCCGGGCGAAGGCCCGCAAGGCGGGGCTGCACGACGTCACCCTGCAGGGCAACTTCGTCAAGTTCGCGCCCGTCGACCTGCCCGATTCGCGGCAGGTGCGGCTGAACCGGCTGTACCCGAAGAGCATCCTCAAGGCGTCGAACGAGACGCTGCTGGTGCCGATGCCGAAGACCAAGCAGCTCGGCGGCCGCCCGCTGCGCGACCAGGAGCTGCTGGCGTGGGCGAGCGACCTGGTGGACGCCCTGTTCCTGGAGTCCTCGCCCGCCAAGGGGTCGGCCAAGTAG